In one Microvirgula aerodenitrificans DSM 15089 genomic region, the following are encoded:
- the thiE gene encoding thiamine phosphate synthase, translating into MRRELDLTVYLVLDPDLCGGIDGMCRVTESALEGGVTLVQLRAPQWKKRQWVDAARALLPLCRCANVPLLINDQVDVALAVDADGVHVGQQDLPAAEARRLLGPSRIVGLSASNAAQLAAVDAGVVDYVGVGPVYPTGTKPDASPVIGLAGFGELMRQKTLPAVAIGGIGPANAAAVYAAGADGIAVVSAICAAADPRAAAAALRALSHVPVIPSASES; encoded by the coding sequence ATGAGGCGCGAACTCGATCTGACCGTCTATCTGGTACTCGACCCCGACCTGTGCGGCGGCATCGACGGCATGTGCCGGGTGACCGAGAGCGCGCTGGAAGGCGGCGTCACCCTGGTGCAGCTGCGTGCGCCGCAGTGGAAGAAACGGCAGTGGGTCGACGCCGCGCGCGCGCTGTTGCCGCTGTGCCGCTGTGCCAATGTCCCGCTGCTGATCAATGACCAGGTCGATGTGGCGCTGGCGGTCGACGCCGACGGCGTCCATGTCGGCCAGCAGGACCTGCCTGCGGCAGAAGCCCGGCGCCTGCTCGGTCCGTCGCGCATTGTCGGCCTGTCGGCGTCGAACGCCGCCCAGCTGGCCGCCGTCGACGCCGGGGTGGTCGACTATGTGGGCGTCGGTCCGGTCTACCCGACCGGCACCAAGCCGGATGCGTCGCCGGTGATCGGCCTGGCCGGTTTTGGCGAACTGATGCGGCAGAAAACGCTGCCGGCGGTCGCCATTGGCGGCATCGGCCCCGCGAATGCTGCTGCCGTCTATGCGGCCGGTGCCGACGGCATTGCCGTGGTGTCGGCCATTTGTGCCGCTGCCGACCCGCGTGCCGCTGCCGCCGCCCTGCGGGCGCTGAGCCACGTTCCCGTCATCCCGTCCGCCAGCGAGTCCTGA
- a CDS encoding YceI family protein, translating to MKYALLFCLLPLAAAAAAAPVRYDIESTHSYPTFAVSHFGFSELIGRFNRTQGFIVLDREAQRGEIEVSIDAASIDTGLPARDTVLRSKDFFQVSQYPVLRFHSTQLRFDKDQPVAADGELTLTGITLPVALKIERLTCGRHPYWGRNACGAKVTTEFRRSAFGMKYGLPFVGDTIRIRIDLEALESPAD from the coding sequence ATGAAATACGCGCTGCTGTTTTGCCTGCTGCCACTGGCGGCCGCGGCCGCGGCCGCGCCGGTGCGCTATGACATCGAATCGACGCACAGCTATCCGACTTTCGCCGTCAGCCATTTCGGCTTTTCCGAACTGATCGGGCGCTTCAACCGGACCCAGGGCTTTATCGTGCTCGACCGCGAGGCGCAGCGCGGCGAGATCGAGGTGAGCATCGACGCCGCGTCGATCGACACCGGCCTGCCGGCGCGCGATACCGTACTGCGCAGCAAGGATTTCTTCCAGGTCAGCCAGTATCCGGTGCTGCGCTTTCATTCCACGCAGTTGCGCTTCGACAAGGATCAGCCGGTGGCCGCGGACGGCGAGCTGACCCTGACCGGCATCACCCTGCCGGTTGCGCTGAAAATCGAGCGGCTGACTTGCGGCCGGCATCCGTACTGGGGCCGCAATGCCTGTGGCGCCAAGGTCACGACCGAGTTCAGGCGCTCGGCGTTCGGCATGAAGTATGGCCTGCCCTTCGTCGGTGACACCATCCGCATCCGCATCGATCTGGAAGCGCTGGAAAGCCCGGCCGACTGA
- the thiD gene encoding bifunctional hydroxymethylpyrimidine kinase/phosphomethylpyrimidine kinase: MSLPEHPAFIPHALTIAGSDSGGGAGIQADLKTFSALGAYGLSVISALTAQNTRGVTGVHAVPPAFVAAQLDAVFSDIRIDAAKCGMLATADIIHAVAASVRQYRPKWLVLDTVMIAKGGHPLLAADAVAALRDELLPLASLITPNLPEAAALLGEPVVRDEDGMLAQAERLLALGADAVLMKGGHLENTADSPDWLVTRDGAERFPAVRVVTRNTHGTGCTLSAALTALRPQRRNWAETVHDAKHWLTEALTAADRLQVGHGIGPVHHFHAWW, encoded by the coding sequence ATGTCCCTGCCCGAACATCCCGCCTTCATTCCGCATGCCCTGACCATCGCCGGCTCCGATTCCGGCGGCGGCGCGGGTATCCAGGCCGACCTGAAAACCTTTTCCGCGCTTGGCGCCTATGGCCTGTCGGTCATCAGCGCGCTGACCGCGCAGAACACGCGCGGTGTCACCGGCGTGCACGCGGTGCCGCCGGCTTTTGTCGCCGCCCAGCTGGACGCGGTGTTCAGCGATATCCGCATCGACGCCGCCAAGTGCGGGATGCTGGCCACGGCCGACATCATCCATGCCGTTGCTGCCAGCGTTCGCCAGTACCGGCCGAAGTGGCTGGTGCTGGATACGGTGATGATCGCCAAGGGCGGCCATCCGCTGCTGGCCGCCGATGCCGTGGCGGCGCTGCGCGACGAACTGCTGCCGCTGGCGTCGCTGATCACCCCGAACCTGCCGGAGGCCGCCGCGCTGCTGGGCGAGCCGGTGGTGCGCGACGAGGACGGCATGCTGGCCCAGGCCGAGCGCCTGCTGGCGCTGGGGGCTGACGCGGTGCTGATGAAGGGCGGTCATCTGGAGAACACGGCGGACAGCCCGGACTGGCTGGTGACCCGCGATGGCGCCGAACGCTTCCCGGCGGTACGCGTTGTCACCCGCAATACCCACGGTACCGGCTGCACCCTGTCCGCCGCGCTGACGGCGCTGCGGCCGCAGCGACGCAACTGGGCCGAGACCGTTCACGACGCCAAGCACTGGCTGACCGAGGCGCTGACAGCGGCCGACCGGCTGCAGGTCGGACACGGTATCGGCCCGGTCCATCATTTCCATGCCTGGTGGTAA
- the thiM gene encoding hydroxyethylthiazole kinase, whose protein sequence is MSESTPLTSSRAAHEIVRVRAAAPLVHCLTNSVVTPFTANVLLACGCAPAMVVAREEVAAFAAVASALSVNVGTLDSHQAEAILLAVRAAAEAGTPWTLDPVAVGALAYRTAFSHELLAFAPAAIRGNASEIIALAGLGHGGRGVDSTAGSDEAVSAAVALARRTGAVVAVTGATDYITDGERLLSVANGHPLLQRVTGTGCSLSALVAASMAGAPDRLHAAASACAWMAIAGEQAAEQAAGPGSFAVALLDALAGLDAPTLERRLPA, encoded by the coding sequence ATGTCGGAATCGACGCCACTCACTTCCTCCCGTGCCGCGCACGAGATCGTCCGTGTCCGCGCCGCGGCGCCTCTGGTCCATTGCCTGACCAATTCCGTGGTCACCCCGTTTACCGCCAATGTGCTGCTGGCGTGCGGGTGTGCGCCCGCCATGGTGGTTGCCCGCGAAGAGGTTGCCGCGTTCGCCGCCGTGGCCTCGGCACTGTCGGTCAATGTCGGGACGCTGGATTCGCACCAGGCCGAGGCGATCCTGCTGGCGGTTCGCGCCGCTGCCGAGGCCGGTACGCCGTGGACACTGGACCCGGTCGCTGTGGGCGCGCTGGCCTATCGCACGGCATTCAGCCATGAGCTGCTGGCGTTTGCGCCGGCGGCAATCCGCGGCAATGCGTCGGAAATCATCGCGCTGGCCGGACTCGGTCATGGCGGCCGCGGCGTCGACAGCACCGCCGGCAGCGACGAGGCGGTCAGTGCCGCCGTGGCACTGGCGCGCCGGACCGGCGCCGTCGTCGCGGTGACCGGTGCCACCGACTACATTACCGATGGCGAACGACTGCTGTCGGTCGCCAATGGCCACCCGCTGCTGCAACGGGTGACCGGTACCGGCTGCTCGCTGTCGGCGCTGGTCGCCGCCAGCATGGCCGGGGCGCCGGACCGGCTGCATGCCGCCGCCAGTGCCTGCGCATGGATGGCCATTGCCGGCGAACAGGCTGCCGAACAGGCCGCCGGTCCCGGCAGTTTCGCCGTGGCGCTGCTCGATGCGCTGGCCGGACTCGATGCCCCGACCCTGGAACGGAGGTTGCCGGCATGA